The Bdellovibrio bacteriovorus W nucleotide sequence TTAACCTTGCGGGCTCAATCACCATAAAGCGCATAGCATACAACTCACGCTTACGAGTGGGATCCGAAATGCCTTGGTTTTTTTCTTGGGGAAAGTAGCCCTCAACGGGCTCTTGAGTTTCGATACCATCTTCACCCATGAAGTGAACATAATATCGGAGATACATAGTGTGCGCCGGGTCTGGGGAAAAGAAGTTCCAGCTTGCGTTCAAACCTACCGTATTAGCGTAGGGAGTAACAAATCCAGATACCCAGCGACCAAAATAAGAAGACACATTGGGCATCACAACCATCGCTAAGATATTGTAGACCGCCCAAAGGCTTAAAAAAACTTTAAGAATTTTAGAAAGAGGCTCCGCCTTCTTCATCTATGTCGTCCGCTTCTCCGTAGAATGGCAACTCTTCGTCTTCAGACTCTTCATCGTCTTCAGAAGATAAGTCATATCCATCAGCATCCTCGTCGGACTCAACAAAATCAAGAGTTTCCTCTTCTTCATCGTCGCTTTCCGCAAAAAGCTCATCTTCGTCAGCGTCCTCTTCCATATCCTCAGACTCTTCGTCGTCAGCCATTTCTAAAGACTCGTCCTCATCAGAATCCTCTTCAGATTCTTCTTCGGCAGAGTCTAGGGACATTTCCGCATCGTCGTCCTCTTCAGAATCTGCACTCATGTCTTCGTCTGATTCTTCAGAATCCATTTCCATTTCAGAATCTTCATCAGTCTCAGCGTCGAACTCAGCGATGGCTCTATCAAGCTCATCCATCTCATCGCCGCCTTCAGATGCTTCCACTTCTTCAGTCACTTCACCTTCAGCAACTGCTACTTTAGGTTTCATGAATGCAGCTTTTTTCTCAGCTGCGATTTGCACCAAAGTCGTTCCCGCTGCTAAAGCCTCATCGTATTTTTGTAACCAATTTGCATCACGAGTTGCGACAGGCTCTCCGAATGCCAAAGCATCACGGATAGCTTGCGCGCGGTCTTGATCTTTTTTCTCGGCCTGACGACGTTTTTCTTCTTCAAAGAAGTTTGTCGTCGTTGAAATCTCTTCAAGTTGAGATTGAATTTTCATCAACTCATCTTCACCTTGAGAGTAAGCCCCCATAAACGTTTCTGATAGAGAATCCGTCAAAGTTGCCAAAGTTTGTTTTTCTTCAGCTTGCTCTTCATCGATACCTTCAGGAAGAAGTTCGTCGATTTGAGAAAGAGTTGGAAGCTCTTTAAGACTACGAAGTCCGAAGATCTCTAGGAACTTACGAGTCGTACCGTATTGCATAGGACGACCTGGAAGATCAGATTTACCTTCAAAAGCGACTAAGTTTTTCTCCATCAAGGCACGCAATAAGTGACCTGATTCAACACCACGAATCTCATCAACCTCAGCCTTAACCAATGGCTGCTTGTAAGCCACGATAGAAAGAACCTCAAGAGCAGGTCCAGAAAGCTTGAACTGACGAGTTTTCAAAGTGCGTTTCAAGAACTCCATGTTGTCGATTTTAGTGCGCAACTGATATCCGCCCGGCACTTCTTCAAGAGTGACACCACGTCGTCCACCAGCGTATTCAACCGCTAATTGATCAAGAGCTCTGCGGATTTTATCGGTTTTAATATTTGTTCCATCAAAGAGCTGTTTCAAAGAAGCTAAACTCACTGGGCGATCACTCGCAAAAAGAACGCTCTCTACGATGCTCTCTAATTGCTCTTCTTCGACAAACTCAACTTCTTCAATTTCAACAGAGTCAAAATCGTCAAGTTCTGTTCCCTCTAAAGACATCTCTTCTTTATTAGTTTCTTCTTCCACAGAATCTTCAGAAGCCTCAGGAAGAAAGCCTTCTGACTCTTCCTCTTCTTGAAGGAATAATGAAGCTTCTGTTTCTACATCTTCCGAATTTTCCAATTCAGAATCTTCACTATCCATATCTTCAGACTCCGCCAAAAACTCAGTCTCTTCTAGATCCATATCGGCTTCTAGATTTTCTGTTTCCATATCTTCTACTAAGATTTCATCTTTTTCTTCTGACATGATCCCCTCTAAACTTCTGAAACTTCGTCTTTAAACAATTCATTTTCCATAGCTAAGATCTCATCATCACTTGCTATGTCATCCTCAGAAGCCGCGATTTCACCCTCTTCGCTATCTTCTAGGAAATCAAGTTGCTCAGATTGAGCCCCTTCATCTTCTGATGCAACGACGGTGTCGGCATCAAGCATTTCATCATTTAAATCAATTTTTTGTGCATCTTCCATCAACTGAGCTGCAACGTCTTCAGCGCGCATAGAATCGTACTCTTCAACGCGAGCAAGAACATCCTGCTCAACTGGTTTTTGCGTATCAATCCAAATTTCACCATAGGCTTCATTTTGATAAAGACGAACAAATCCCATTTTACCAAGCTCAAGCAAAGACAAGAAAGTAATCAAAGCCTGACGAGCGCGATCTTCTGTTGCATTCACAAGTTCCATCAATGTAGTACGGCGACCTACGATCAAGCGGTCTTTAATTTCCAAAACACGACTAGAAATTGATTGAGCTTTAGCAGCAACTTGATGGACCTTTTTCTTAACGGCACGAAGCATCTTGCGATAAGTTGCGATCAAAGAAAACAGAGCGTTTTCCTCTAAAACAATTTCATCTTCTTTAGGCTCTAAAGTCTCACGAGTTCCACGCAACCATACGTCACGCCCAACAAGTGGTCTTTCATATAGCATTTTAGAAGCCTCTTGATACTTTTGGTATTCAAGCAATTTCTGAACAAGCTCTTTACGTGGATCTTCTGATGCCTCAACGATTTCGCCATTGTCATCATACTGAGGCAAAAGCATGCGCGACTTGATTTGGATAAGAGTCGCCGCCATTGCAACGAACTCCCCTGCCACCTCAAGATCCAACTCTTTCATGAGTTTGATATATTCAAAGTACTGCTTCGTAATTTCATGGATCTTAATATCCATGATGTCCATTTCTTCTTTTCTAATAAGATAAAGAAGAAGCCCTAACGGACCTTCAAACTTTGGAAGTTGAACCGTAATACTCATGAAACGTATTCCCCTCTTACCATTTCATATTTGATCTTACGATCGATAACGTTTTCTGAGCCTCGACTCTTGCTTTATCCACACCGTTGTCGATGATGGCATCAAGGCGTTGGCCACTCATTAATTCCTTTTTGCGTTCACGCGGCTCTACGGAAACCTTTTCGATATTTGTAGCTAAGCGACCTTTACAGTCTCCACAGCCAATCCCCGCAGAACGACACCCCTGCTCTACCCAAGCAACATCTTCCGCAGAAGAATACAGCTTATGGTATCCGTAAACAGAGCAAACCGTTGGCTCACCTGGATCTTCACGGCGTACACGCGCTGGATCGGTAACCATCAAGTTCACTTTTTTCTTAAGCTCTTTTTCAGAGTCTTCAGTCAAAAATAAGCTGTTGTTATAGGACTTGGACATCTTACGTCCATCAAGCCCTGGCACCAGAGGAATCTCAGTTAAAAGAGGATTCATCTCTGGAAGCTTTGCTTTATACAAATGATTAAAACGACGAACGATTTCGCGAGAAATCTCTAGATGCGAAATCTGATCAGCTCCTACTGGAACTTTTTGTGCGCGATAAATTGCAATATCTGCTGCCTGAAGAACAGGGTAAGCAAAGCGCCCCAAATTGTGCGTATCATTTGCCTTCATTTCCTCAACGGCGTCTTTCCACGTGTTGACACGCTCAAGCCAGCCCATCGGAGTCATGTTTGCAAAGATCATAAATAATTCTAAATGCTCGGGAACGCGACTCTGCACAAACAAAGTCGCTTTTTCAGGATCAACTCCCCAAGCTAAAAATTCAGCGATCATCTCACGCGTCCAAGGTGCTATATCTTTCGGAGACTTATAGGCAGTGGTCATACCATGCCAATCCATCGCACCAAAGAAACAGTCGTACTCATCCTGAAGCTTCACCCAGTTTTGCAAAGCTCCCCAGTAGTGACCAATATGCAAACGCCCAGTGACGCGCATACCTGACATTACACGCAGCTTTCTTGTCGGAGTTTGTGTCTGCTCAGTACTCATATTCCAAACCCTCCCAAAGCTAAAGAGACAAGCTGGTTGTAGCCCCAAAAAACAGGGACAGCTAAAACCTTCAAAGCTCCCGTTAATACCAAAGCCATCAAAATCATTCCAGTCAGATGCTCATTTCTTTCAAGCTTCATATTTAAAGAAGCAGGCAGGAAACGCGCTAGCACCTTACCGCCATCCAATGGATGAAGAGGCAACATATTAAAAAATGCCAAGAATAGATTCATGATGATGAACGTCTTAAGAATCTCAACCAACCCGTTTGCATAAGAAGCAGCAAAAAGATATTTCGCCACAGCCCCCATTGCAAAGGCCCCAATCACCGCTAAAAGGATGTTAGAAAGAGGTCCGGCAATTGCGATCCAAAACATATCGACTCGCGGATTTTTAAGATTTCTGGAGTCCACAGGGACAGGCTTTGCCCAGCCAAAAAAGATCGGCGAAGAAAAGACGATGGCTAAAATTGGTAATATCAATGTTCCAACCATGTCCATATGAGCGATGGGATT carries:
- a CDS encoding tryptophanyl-tRNA synthetase (COG0180 Tryptophanyl-tRNA synthetase), which codes for MSTEQTQTPTRKLRVMSGMRVTGRLHIGHYWGALQNWVKLQDEYDCFFGAMDWHGMTTAYKSPKDIAPWTREMIAEFLAWGVDPEKATLFVQSRVPEHLELFMIFANMTPMGWLERVNTWKDAVEEMKANDTHNLGRFAYPVLQAADIAIYRAQKVPVGADQISHLEISREIVRRFNHLYKAKLPEMNPLLTEIPLVPGLDGRKMSKSYNNSLFLTEDSEKELKKKVNLMVTDPARVRREDPGEPTVCSVYGYHKLYSSAEDVAWVEQGCRSAGIGCGDCKGRLATNIEKVSVEPRERKKELMSGQRLDAIIDNGVDKARVEAQKTLSIVRSNMKW
- a CDS encoding putative Zn-dependent protease (COG1994 Zn-dependent proteases), with the protein product MDLIEIGAKIGIYFIPFLFALCFHEFAHGWVARLRGDRTAEHMGRLTMNPIAHMDMVGTLILPILAIVFSSPIFFGWAKPVPVDSRNLKNPRVDMFWIAIAGPLSNILLAVIGAFAMGAVAKYLFAASYANGLVEILKTFIIMNLFLAFFNMLPLHPLDGGKVLARFLPASLNMKLERNEHLTGMILMALVLTGALKVLAVPVFWGYNQLVSLALGGFGI
- a CDS encoding hypothetical protein (COG1354 Uncharacterized conserved protein); this encodes MSITVQLPKFEGPLGLLLYLIRKEEMDIMDIKIHEITKQYFEYIKLMKELDLEVAGEFVAMAATLIQIKSRMLLPQYDDNGEIVEASEDPRKELVQKLLEYQKYQEASKMLYERPLVGRDVWLRGTRETLEPKEDEIVLEENALFSLIATYRKMLRAVKKKVHQVAAKAQSISSRVLEIKDRLIVGRRTTLMELVNATEDRARQALITFLSLLELGKMGFVRLYQNEAYGEIWIDTQKPVEQDVLARVEEYDSMRAEDVAAQLMEDAQKIDLNDEMLDADTVVASEDEGAQSEQLDFLEDSEEGEIAASEDDIASDDEILAMENELFKDEVSEV
- a CDS encoding hypothetical protein (COG1386 Predicted transcriptional regulator containing the HTH domain), producing MSEEKDEILVEDMETENLEADMDLEETEFLAESEDMDSEDSELENSEDVETEASLFLQEEEESEGFLPEASEDSVEEETNKEEMSLEGTELDDFDSVEIEEVEFVEEEQLESIVESVLFASDRPVSLASLKQLFDGTNIKTDKIRRALDQLAVEYAGGRRGVTLEEVPGGYQLRTKIDNMEFLKRTLKTRQFKLSGPALEVLSIVAYKQPLVKAEVDEIRGVESGHLLRALMEKNLVAFEGKSDLPGRPMQYGTTRKFLEIFGLRSLKELPTLSQIDELLPEGIDEEQAEEKQTLATLTDSLSETFMGAYSQGEDELMKIQSQLEEISTTTNFFEEEKRRQAEKKDQDRAQAIRDALAFGEPVATRDANWLQKYDEALAAGTTLVQIAAEKKAAFMKPKVAVAEGEVTEEVEASEGGDEMDELDRAIAEFDAETDEDSEMEMDSEESDEDMSADSEEDDDAEMSLDSAEEESEEDSDEDESLEMADDEESEDMEEDADEDELFAESDDEEEETLDFVESDEDADGYDLSSEDDEESEDEELPFYGEADDIDEEGGASF